In a genomic window of Vigna angularis cultivar LongXiaoDou No.4 chromosome 6, ASM1680809v1, whole genome shotgun sequence:
- the LOC108341260 gene encoding uncharacterized protein LOC108341260 — translation MENQVEVQEGIEADIQQLKGQISRILEALNALQIPGDPSAQRLQQEVQGAQTFPSHHLPPNYTPPLGVDLGHLDTKRAEDNAVEVEDEPGATTFTIPGQIIRPDIESMMMKKQPKTKSPSGVITPGDFKDDKSRLEVLEKRLRAIEGEGSFEFEDAKKLCLVHDVVIPPRFRMPEFEKYRGNTCPRVHITMYCRKMAAYVHDEKLLIHFFQESLTGMALTWYMRLETTHIYSWKDLVSAFLKQYEYNKYLTPDRLQLQNIVKKESESFREYAQRWREIVAQVEPPLSDKEMTIIFLNTLQTPFYEHMIGSVSLSFTDIVVIGERVESGIRSGKIALGPELVASLNGYGLRHEKDKKRRANSHFTAYPQMSHSHRSSRATERRNYNRDERVANFTPIPMTYTELLPDLLRRNLMKICPTRPIRPPYPKNYDVNARCDYHAGACGHSTEACKALKHKVQFLIDSGCLKFEEM, via the coding sequence atggagaaccaagtaGAAGTTCAAGAAGGAATAGAAGCCGATATCCAACAGCTGAAAGGACAAATCAGTCGAATCTTAGAAGCCCTGAATGCCTTACAAATCCCCGGAGATCCATCCGCACAAAGACTACAACAAGAAGTTCAGGGAGCACAAACTTTCCCTTCCCATCATCTTCCCCCGAATTATACTCCACCCTTAGGAGTAGACTTGGGCCATCTTGACACTAAAAGGGCCGAAGATAATgcagttgaagtagaagacgaGCCTGGGGCAACCACTTTCACAATTCCTGGGCAGATTATCCGACCAGATATTGAAAGCATGATGATGAAAAAACAACCTAAGACGAAGTCTCCATCTGGTGTCATTACACCAGGAGATTTTAAGGATGATAAGAGCAGATTAGAAGTCCTTGAGAAGAGGTTGAGAGCCATAGAGGGtgaaggaagttttgaatttgaagatgCTAAAAAACTGTGTTTAGTTCATGATGTGGTGATACCTCCAAGGTTCAGGATGCCAGAATTTGAGAAATATCGGGGAAATACTTGCCCGAGGGTCCATATAACCATGTACTGCAGGAAAATGGCAGCTTATGTCCACGATGAAAAACTTCTGATTCATTTCTTTCAAGAAAGTTTAACTGGCATGGCTCTAACTTGGTACATGCGTTTGGAAACGACTCACATCTACTCATGGAAAGATCTGGTTAGCGCATTTCTAAAGCagtatgaatataataaatatctaaCACCTGACAGATTACAACTGCAAAATATAGTGAAGAAAGAGTCTGAATCATTCAGAGAATATGCCCAAAGGTGGAGAGAAATTGTTGCTCAAGTAGAACCGCCTCTGAGCGACAAGGAGATGACTATCATATTTTTGAATACTCTGCAAACCCCATTTTATGAACACATGATAGGCAGCGTTTCCTTAAGTTTTACTGACATAGTAGTAATTGGAGAGAGGGTTGAGAGTGGTATAAGAAGTGGGAAAATTGCACTAGGCCCAGAGCTAGTAGCCAGTCTAAACGGGTATGGTCTTAGACATGAGAAAGATAAGAAGCGAAGAGCTAATTCCCATTTTACTGCCTATCCTCAAATGTCACATTCCCATAGGTCTAGTCGAGCCACTGAACGAAGAAATTACAATCGTGATGAGAGGGTCGCCAACTTCACTCCTATCCCCATGACCTATACGGAGTTACTACCAGATCTTCTCCGTAGAAACCTCATGAAGATTTGTCCAACTAGGCCTATACGACCTCCGTACCCAAAGAACTATGACGTAAATGCCAGGTGTGATTATCATGCAGGAGCGTGTGGACATTCAACTGAGGCATGCAAGGCTCTAAAGCATAAAGTGCAATTTTTGATCGATTcaggatgtttaaagtttgaagaaatgtAA